In Modestobacter versicolor, a single genomic region encodes these proteins:
- a CDS encoding UDP-glucose dehydrogenase family protein: protein MKISVIGCGYLGAVHAASMAELGHDVVGIDVDAPKVEALQNGKAPFYEPGFEDLLGKSIASGRLRFSTDMADAGEAVVHFVCVGTPQKRGEYAADLRYVEAAVESLIEALKPGDLVAGKSTVPVGTAARLAELVTGKVPGAMLAWNPEFLREGFAVEDTLHPDRLVYGLPVGPDGATARALLDEVYASIVAVGTPQVITDYATAEMVKTAANSFLATKISFINAMAELCEATGADVKQLADAIGHDDRIGRKFLNAGLGFGGGCLPKDIRAFMARAGELGADQALTFLREVDNINMRRRIRMVELAREVCDGSLLGKRVAVLGAAFKPNSDDIRDSPALNVAAQLQLQGAVVRVTDPAAVENSRRLWPQLDYAATAEEAAERADAVLVLTEWQQYRSLDPVAFGEIVQQKRVLDGRNALDRSAWVAAGWSYRALGRRAG, encoded by the coding sequence ATGAAGATCTCGGTCATCGGCTGCGGCTACCTCGGAGCGGTGCACGCCGCCTCCATGGCGGAACTCGGGCACGACGTCGTCGGCATCGACGTCGACGCACCCAAGGTCGAGGCGCTGCAGAACGGCAAGGCACCATTCTACGAGCCCGGGTTCGAGGACCTGCTGGGGAAGTCCATCGCGTCGGGCCGGCTGCGCTTCAGCACCGACATGGCCGACGCCGGCGAGGCCGTCGTGCACTTCGTCTGCGTCGGGACGCCGCAGAAGCGCGGCGAGTACGCCGCCGACCTGCGCTACGTCGAGGCGGCCGTCGAGTCGCTGATCGAGGCCCTCAAGCCCGGTGACCTCGTGGCCGGGAAGTCGACCGTGCCGGTGGGCACCGCCGCCCGGCTGGCCGAGCTGGTCACCGGCAAGGTCCCCGGCGCGATGCTGGCCTGGAACCCCGAGTTCCTCCGCGAGGGCTTCGCCGTCGAGGACACCCTGCACCCCGACCGGCTGGTCTACGGCCTCCCGGTCGGCCCGGACGGCGCGACGGCGCGGGCGCTGCTCGACGAGGTGTACGCCTCGATCGTCGCGGTGGGCACCCCGCAGGTCATCACCGACTACGCCACCGCCGAGATGGTCAAGACCGCCGCCAACTCGTTCCTGGCCACCAAGATCTCCTTCATCAACGCGATGGCCGAGCTCTGCGAGGCCACCGGCGCGGACGTCAAGCAGCTGGCCGACGCCATCGGGCACGACGACCGGATCGGCCGCAAGTTCCTCAACGCCGGCCTCGGCTTCGGCGGCGGCTGCCTGCCCAAGGACATCCGCGCGTTCATGGCCCGCGCCGGGGAGCTGGGCGCCGACCAGGCGCTGACCTTCCTGCGCGAGGTCGACAACATCAACATGCGGCGCCGGATCCGGATGGTCGAGCTGGCCCGCGAGGTCTGCGACGGCTCGCTGCTCGGCAAGCGGGTCGCCGTCCTGGGGGCGGCGTTCAAGCCCAACAGCGACGACATCCGCGACTCCCCGGCGCTCAACGTCGCCGCCCAGCTGCAGCTGCAGGGCGCCGTCGTGCGGGTCACCGACCCGGCCGCGGTGGAGAACAGCCGGCGGCTGTGGCCGCAGCTGGACTACGCGGCGACCGCGGAGGAGGCCGCCGAGCGCGCCGACGCCGTGCTGGTGCTCACCGAGTGGCAGCAGTACCGGTCGCTCGACCCGGTGGCCTTCGGCGAGATCGTGCAGCAGAAGCGGGTGCTCGACGGCCGCAACGCCCTCGACCGCAGCGCCTGGGTCGCCGCCGGCTGGTCGTACCGCGCGCTGGGGCGCCGCGCCGGCTGA
- a CDS encoding 3'(2'),5'-bisphosphate nucleotidase CysQ, giving the protein MTPSDHETAAALATEAGDLLLRVRAREFPDAAARKAAGDAEAHRFLVDRLAAVRPDDAVLSEEGADDRVRLTADRVWIVDPLDGTREFAELDRADWAVHVALWERGELVAGAVALPAEATTLGTGGVDAAPSRSDGPMRLAVSRSRPPELVTALAQRLDAELLPMGSAGVKAMSVVRGVTDAYVHGGGQYEWDSAAPVAVARAAGLHTSRLDGSPLRYNQPSPYLPDLLVCRPELAGRLLDAIGALA; this is encoded by the coding sequence GTGACCCCCTCCGACCACGAGACCGCCGCCGCCCTCGCCACCGAGGCCGGTGACCTGCTGCTCCGCGTGCGCGCCCGCGAGTTTCCCGACGCGGCGGCCCGCAAGGCCGCCGGGGACGCCGAGGCGCACCGGTTCCTGGTGGACCGGCTCGCCGCGGTGCGCCCGGACGACGCCGTGCTGTCCGAGGAGGGCGCCGACGACCGGGTCCGGCTCACCGCCGACCGGGTCTGGATCGTCGACCCGCTCGACGGCACGCGCGAGTTCGCCGAGCTCGACCGCGCCGACTGGGCGGTGCACGTCGCGCTGTGGGAGCGCGGCGAGCTGGTCGCCGGCGCGGTGGCGCTGCCCGCCGAGGCCACCACGCTGGGCACCGGAGGGGTCGACGCGGCGCCGTCCCGGTCCGACGGCCCGATGCGGCTGGCGGTGAGCCGCAGCCGCCCGCCGGAGCTGGTCACCGCGCTGGCGCAGCGGCTGGACGCCGAGCTGTTGCCGATGGGGTCGGCCGGGGTGAAGGCGATGTCGGTGGTCCGCGGCGTCACCGACGCCTACGTGCACGGCGGCGGGCAGTACGAGTGGGACTCCGCCGCCCCGGTCGCCGTCGCCCGGGCGGCCGGGCTGCACACCAGCCGGCTCGACGGCTCCCCGCTGCGCTACAACCAGCCCAGCCCCTACCTGCCCGACCTGCTGGTCTGCCGGCCCGAGCTCGCCGGGCGGCTGCTCGACGCGATCGGCGCGCTCGCCTAG